The following coding sequences are from one Verrucosispora sp. WMMD573 window:
- a CDS encoding HAD-IB family hydrolase, which yields MGRSAAFFDLDKTVIAKSSALAFGRPFYRDGLITRRDVVKSAYAQLMFRLGGTDEQTMARTRDYLATLCKGWPVEQVRQIVAETLHELINPYVYAEAAALIEEHQAAGRDVVLVSASGEEMVRPIGALLGVTDVIATRMGVVDGRYSGEVEFYAAGPSKVEAVSELATARDYDLADSYAYSDSYSDRPLLECVGHPSVVNPDRQLRRLAVENGWPVLEFRHPVPLGRRLRERPAVPVAAAALGVGVGVAIGIAWYGRHRRTRAATSPA from the coding sequence GTGGGCCGAAGTGCCGCTTTCTTCGATCTGGACAAGACCGTCATCGCCAAGTCGAGCGCCTTGGCGTTCGGCAGGCCGTTCTACCGGGACGGCCTGATCACTCGGCGTGATGTGGTCAAGTCGGCGTACGCGCAGCTGATGTTCCGGCTGGGCGGCACCGACGAGCAGACCATGGCCCGGACCCGCGACTATCTCGCCACGCTCTGCAAGGGGTGGCCGGTGGAGCAGGTCCGCCAGATCGTCGCGGAGACGCTGCACGAGCTGATCAACCCTTATGTGTACGCGGAGGCCGCCGCGCTGATCGAGGAGCATCAGGCCGCCGGTCGGGACGTGGTGCTGGTGTCCGCCTCGGGCGAGGAGATGGTGCGTCCCATCGGCGCGTTGCTCGGGGTGACCGACGTGATCGCCACCCGGATGGGCGTGGTCGACGGTCGGTACAGCGGTGAGGTCGAGTTCTACGCCGCCGGTCCCAGCAAGGTCGAGGCGGTAAGCGAACTCGCCACCGCCCGCGACTACGACCTGGCCGACTCGTACGCCTACTCCGACTCGTACAGCGATCGCCCGTTGCTGGAGTGCGTGGGTCATCCGTCGGTGGTCAACCCGGACCGGCAGCTACGCCGCCTGGCGGTGGAGAACGGCTGGCCGGTGCTTGAATTCCGGCACCCGGTGCCGCTGGGCCGGCGACTGCGCGAGCGGCCCGCCGTCCCGGTCGCCGCGGCGGCGCTCGGCGTGGGCGTCGGAGTGGCCATCGGCATCGCCTGGTACGGCCGGCACCGCCGCACCCGTGCCGCCACCTCGCCGGCCTGA
- the ssd gene encoding septum site-determining protein Ssd → MPSRTSVPPDRRLPLVVTSDGDLLDDLLRLAAAGGVEVEVAADPAAARTRWRPSPLVLVGSDQAQPCLRARLPRRSGLVLVGRSGDVESGWQVADLLGAEHVAVLPAAEPWLVDRFADCGVEGAATASARMVALVGGRGGAGASILAGGLAVTAARARLRTLLLDADPLGGGLDLVLGWEQLEGLRWPALTGADGRVDAPALVRALPSRGDLVVLSWDRGDLLAVPAEAVAATLDAARRGRDFVVADLPRHLDDAAVTALQAADRVFVVVPAELRATAAAARVVAAVTPHCSDLSVIVRGPAPGRLRATEVAKALGLPLAGSLRPEPGLCRALERGEAPAAGGRGPLAELCQRIVNELTGQPVAGAA, encoded by the coding sequence ATGCCATCCCGTACCTCCGTCCCACCGGACCGGCGTCTGCCGCTGGTCGTCACCTCGGACGGTGACCTGCTCGATGACCTGCTCCGGCTCGCCGCCGCAGGCGGAGTCGAGGTGGAGGTGGCCGCCGATCCGGCGGCCGCCCGCACCCGCTGGCGGCCATCCCCGCTGGTCCTTGTCGGCAGCGACCAGGCGCAACCCTGCCTGCGGGCGCGACTTCCCCGGCGTTCCGGGTTGGTCCTGGTGGGACGGTCCGGTGACGTCGAGTCCGGTTGGCAGGTGGCCGACCTGCTCGGTGCCGAACACGTCGCCGTGTTGCCGGCGGCCGAGCCGTGGCTGGTGGACCGGTTCGCCGATTGCGGGGTCGAGGGCGCGGCCACCGCCTCGGCCCGGATGGTCGCGCTGGTCGGTGGCCGGGGCGGGGCCGGCGCGAGCATTCTCGCCGGGGGCCTCGCCGTCACCGCCGCCCGGGCACGGCTGCGTACGCTCCTGCTCGACGCCGATCCGCTCGGCGGTGGCCTGGATCTGGTTCTCGGCTGGGAACAGCTGGAAGGGCTGCGCTGGCCGGCCCTGACCGGGGCCGATGGGCGGGTCGACGCGCCCGCCCTGGTGCGGGCGTTGCCCAGTCGGGGCGATCTGGTGGTGCTCTCCTGGGACCGTGGCGATTTGCTCGCCGTGCCGGCCGAGGCGGTGGCCGCCACCCTGGACGCCGCCCGGCGGGGGCGTGACTTCGTGGTGGCCGACCTGCCCCGACACCTCGACGACGCCGCGGTGACCGCACTTCAGGCGGCCGACCGGGTGTTCGTGGTGGTGCCCGCCGAGCTGCGGGCGACCGCCGCGGCGGCCCGGGTGGTAGCGGCGGTCACCCCGCACTGTTCCGACCTGTCCGTCATCGTCCGGGGTCCCGCTCCCGGCCGCCTGCGCGCCACCGAGGTCGCCAAAGCGCTCGGTCTGCCCTTGGCCGGTTCGCTACGACCCGAGCCCGGGTTGTGTCGGGCGCTGGAACGGGGCGAGGCCCCGGCGGCCGGTGGGCGCGGCCCGCTGGCCGAGCTCTGCCAGCGCATCGTCAACGAACTCACCGGCCAGCCCGTGGCGGGTGCGGCATGA